A region of Deltaproteobacteria bacterium DNA encodes the following proteins:
- a CDS encoding CoA transferase produces MSEALGPLHGVRVLDLTRVLAGPYCTMFLGDLGAEVVKIEQPGVGDDTRSWGPPFQGGESAYFLCVNRNKRSVTLDLRTPDGIALLRRLALRADVLMENFRPGTLAGWGLSETEIRRENPRLIYASLSAFGASGPLKDRPGYDLAMQAWGGLMSITGPAGGEPSKVGVAIIDVVAGLMLGQSIAAALYAREKTGEGQRIETSLMEAEVASLINAGSNYLVTGQVPGRWGNAHPNIVPYQSFPTADGHLVVAMANEAIWARFCRAAGRPELAEDPRFDTNAHRVENRDALIELLNELFRARPRRDWIELLNEAGVPCSPVQDIGEVFESPQVRATGMLREIDHPTAGKVRMAGLPVKFSGTPASIRLAPPLLGEHNEQVLREWLELDEAEVAEVRSRGTLGS; encoded by the coding sequence ATGAGTGAAGCCCTCGGCCCGCTTCACGGGGTCCGGGTGCTGGACCTGACGCGGGTCCTGGCGGGTCCCTACTGCACCATGTTCCTGGGCGACCTGGGAGCGGAAGTCGTCAAGATCGAGCAGCCCGGCGTGGGTGACGACACGCGAAGCTGGGGGCCGCCGTTCCAGGGAGGCGAGAGCGCCTATTTCCTCTGCGTCAACCGCAACAAGCGCAGCGTCACCCTGGATCTCCGGACCCCGGACGGCATCGCGCTGCTGCGCCGGCTGGCGCTGCGCGCGGACGTGCTGATGGAGAATTTCCGGCCGGGCACGCTCGCCGGCTGGGGCCTGTCCGAAACGGAGATCCGGCGGGAAAACCCGCGGCTGATCTACGCCTCGCTTTCGGCCTTCGGCGCCAGCGGCCCTCTGAAGGACCGGCCCGGCTACGACCTCGCCATGCAGGCTTGGGGCGGCCTCATGAGCATCACCGGACCCGCCGGCGGCGAGCCCTCGAAGGTGGGGGTTGCCATCATCGACGTCGTTGCCGGTCTCATGCTGGGCCAGTCCATCGCCGCGGCGCTCTACGCGCGCGAGAAGACCGGTGAGGGGCAGAGGATCGAGACCTCCCTCATGGAGGCGGAGGTGGCGAGCCTCATCAACGCCGGCAGCAACTACCTCGTCACCGGCCAGGTGCCCGGACGCTGGGGCAACGCCCACCCCAACATCGTGCCCTACCAGAGCTTCCCGACGGCGGACGGCCACTTGGTGGTGGCCATGGCCAACGAGGCCATCTGGGCGCGCTTTTGCCGGGCGGCGGGGCGGCCGGAGCTGGCGGAAGACCCCCGTTTCGACACCAATGCGCACCGCGTGGAGAACCGGGACGCCCTCATCGAGCTCCTGAACGAGCTTTTCCGCGCGCGCCCGCGCCGGGATTGGATCGAGCTCCTGAACGAAGCGGGCGTGCCGTGCTCGCCGGTGCAGGACATCGGGGAAGTGTTCGAATCCCCACAGGTGCGGGCCACGGGTATGCTGCGGGAGATCGACCACCCCACCGCCGGCAAGGTACGCATGGCCGGGCTGCCGGTGAAGTTCTCGGGCACGCCGGCGTCCATCCGGCTGGCGCCGCCGCTGCTGGGGGAGCACAACGAGCAGGTGCTGAGGGAGTGGTTGGAGTTGGACGAAGCGGAGGTCGCGGAGGTCCGGAGCCGGGGAACCCTCGGTTCGTGA
- a CDS encoding MaoC family dehydratase N-terminal domain-containing protein, which yields MRQGMTFEEYRPGEVFRTARRTVTETDVVQFVNLVGLMEPLFIDAEYMRDETEYGGRIAPGSLTFGMAEGLTTQTGMLHGTGLAFVGLEGMRLFQPVKVGDTISVEIEVLDGRRTKSRNAGIVRCRHVVTNQRGETVMDYTVKRLIRGQGA from the coding sequence ATGCGACAGGGAATGACCTTTGAAGAATACCGTCCGGGCGAAGTTTTCCGGACCGCCCGGCGCACCGTGACGGAGACCGACGTGGTCCAGTTCGTGAACCTGGTCGGGCTCATGGAACCTCTTTTCATCGACGCCGAGTACATGCGCGACGAGACCGAGTACGGCGGGCGCATTGCCCCCGGCAGCCTGACCTTCGGAATGGCCGAGGGGCTGACCACCCAGACCGGCATGCTGCACGGGACGGGTCTGGCCTTCGTCGGCCTCGAAGGCATGCGGCTGTTCCAGCCGGTGAAGGTGGGCGACACGATCTCGGTCGAGATCGAGGTGCTCGACGGCCGCAGGACAAAGTCGCGCAACGCGGGCATCGTCCGTTGCCGGCACGTGGTCACCAACCAGCGCGGCGAGACGGTGATGGACTATACGGTGAAACGACTGATCCGCGGACAGGGGGCTTAG
- a CDS encoding tripartite tricarboxylate transporter substrate-binding protein, giving the protein MAILSRGTLAAVLLLALPPFSTAAAGADERTLTFVVGAGAGGVFDSYTRLLARHIGRHLPERPKVVVGNLAGGGGSVAAEYLYREAKPDGRTVGHWAGDLIHKQIFGRTDVKVDTRRFGWVGAVVPLHPVCVLTKASGIADLAGWAGGKRPVKLGGIGRDEAATNMSRVVATALGLPVKLIPGYRGLESLRLAAGKQEVAGGCWHWQSVRKTWEKMLAAGEARVVLQAMAAPHPELPSVPNAVDLAKTQNARMLLMYGVHDPAKLARAYTLPPGTPDEQVARLRKAFADTVADPAFVAEANRLGLEVRPLDGAAIEKTVKGLFELDPKFLVQLRKALFPDEPTGEQRGQ; this is encoded by the coding sequence GTGGCGATTCTCTCCAGAGGTACCCTCGCAGCCGTCCTGTTGCTGGCGCTCCCACCGTTTTCCACCGCGGCCGCCGGCGCCGATGAGCGTACCCTCACCTTCGTGGTGGGCGCCGGCGCCGGCGGCGTCTTCGACAGCTACACTCGCCTGCTGGCGCGCCACATCGGACGGCATCTGCCGGAACGCCCCAAGGTGGTGGTGGGCAACCTGGCCGGCGGCGGCGGCAGCGTGGCGGCGGAGTACCTCTACCGCGAGGCCAAGCCCGACGGCCGGACGGTGGGCCACTGGGCGGGCGACCTCATCCACAAACAGATCTTCGGTCGAACCGACGTGAAGGTCGACACGCGGCGCTTCGGCTGGGTGGGCGCGGTCGTGCCGCTGCATCCGGTATGCGTCCTCACCAAGGCGAGCGGCATCGCGGACCTGGCCGGTTGGGCGGGCGGCAAGAGGCCGGTCAAGCTGGGCGGCATCGGGCGGGACGAGGCCGCGACGAACATGTCCCGTGTCGTCGCCACCGCCCTGGGCCTGCCGGTCAAGCTCATACCGGGCTACAGGGGCCTTGAGAGTCTCCGGCTGGCCGCCGGCAAGCAGGAGGTGGCGGGCGGCTGCTGGCACTGGCAGTCGGTCAGGAAGACGTGGGAGAAGATGCTTGCCGCGGGGGAAGCTCGGGTGGTGCTCCAGGCCATGGCGGCGCCGCACCCCGAGCTGCCGTCCGTCCCCAACGCGGTGGACCTGGCCAAGACCCAGAACGCCCGCATGCTGCTCATGTACGGCGTCCACGACCCGGCCAAGCTGGCGCGGGCGTATACGCTCCCTCCCGGGACGCCGGACGAACAAGTGGCCAGGCTGCGCAAGGCGTTCGCCGACACCGTGGCCGACCCGGCTTTCGTTGCGGAGGCCAACAGGCTGGGGTTGGAGGTCCGCCCGCTGGACGGCGCGGCCATCGAGAAGACCGTCAAGGGGCTGTTCGAGCTGGACCCCAAGTTCCTCGTGCAACTGCGCAAGGCGCTCTTCCCCGACGAACCTACCGGCGAACAGCGGGGGCAATAG
- a CDS encoding carboxymuconolactone decarboxylase family protein, producing the protein MAKDARKAFEDVSLGAGNKAYEIIADLDPEYARHLTGLFVDGTFGREGALDRKTKELIMVGITCALNRPRGVRLHTERALKLGATPRQVLEAVEVAAIPGGMPGLWLGAETLDAILREQGLGFK; encoded by the coding sequence ATGGCGAAGGATGCGCGCAAGGCTTTCGAAGACGTCTCGCTGGGTGCCGGTAACAAGGCCTACGAGATCATCGCCGACCTCGATCCGGAATACGCGCGGCACCTGACGGGGCTGTTCGTGGACGGGACCTTCGGGCGTGAGGGCGCTCTCGACCGGAAGACCAAGGAACTGATCATGGTGGGCATCACCTGCGCCCTGAACCGGCCCCGTGGGGTGCGGCTCCACACCGAGCGGGCGCTCAAGCTCGGCGCCACGCCGCGGCAGGTGCTGGAGGCGGTGGAGGTGGCCGCCATACCGGGCGGCATGCCGGGACTGTGGCTCGGCGCGGAGACGCTGGACGCGATCCTGCGCGAACAAGGGCTGGGGTTCAAATGA